In Desulfovibrio sp. 86, the following proteins share a genomic window:
- a CDS encoding LysE family translocator gives MSNVQRRAGWLYVLLFIAKVVVMISLETLLLFIPMAAILVMLPGPDFALIAKISLINGRPQGQAAACGVALGICVHTTAAMLGISAVIAQSMLWFSVLKYVGAAYLVWLGVQALRHNGAVSAAVVKTAPRDDADTRADAGAGARKDARTNTCTHACADDRPDSRAGSRPGSRPGSRPDARGTVRSSAAYPAAQARLSPRQWWKFFWQGFLTNALNPKAVIIFLTFLPQFTNPHAPLAPQFLELGGIMSALCLFWYVPLAYMLGRVRHVFENSRFQLWLQRVTGFVFIAFGLKLAAAQSR, from the coding sequence ATGAGTAACGTGCAAAGACGCGCTGGCTGGTTGTACGTCCTTCTTTTCATCGCCAAGGTTGTTGTCATGATTTCACTGGAAACCCTGCTGCTCTTCATACCCATGGCGGCCATACTGGTGATGTTGCCAGGGCCGGACTTTGCCCTCATCGCCAAGATATCGCTGATCAATGGCCGCCCTCAGGGGCAGGCCGCCGCCTGCGGCGTGGCCCTTGGCATCTGCGTGCACACCACCGCCGCCATGCTGGGCATATCCGCCGTCATTGCACAGTCCATGCTGTGGTTCAGCGTGCTCAAGTATGTGGGCGCGGCCTATCTTGTCTGGCTTGGCGTCCAGGCCCTGCGCCACAACGGAGCCGTCAGCGCCGCCGTTGTAAAAACCGCGCCGCGTGATGACGCAGACACACGCGCTGATGCCGGGGCAGGTGCCCGTAAAGACGCGCGCACAAATACTTGCACACATGCTTGCGCAGATGATCGCCCAGATTCTCGCGCAGGTTCTCGCCCAGGTTCTCGCCCAGGTTCTCGTCCAGACGCTCGCGGAACTGTGCGCAGTTCCGCCGCGTATCCTGCTGCGCAAGCGCGCCTTTCGCCCCGCCAGTGGTGGAAGTTTTTCTGGCAGGGTTTTTTGACCAATGCTCTTAACCCCAAGGCCGTCATCATCTTTTTGACGTTTCTGCCGCAGTTTACCAATCCCCATGCTCCGCTGGCTCCCCAATTTCTGGAGCTTGGCGGCATCATGTCGGCCCTGTGCCTCTTCTGGTACGTCCCCCTGGCCTACATGCTGGGCCGTGTGCGCCACGTTTTTGAAAACAGCCGTTTTCAACTCTGGCTGCAACGCGTTACAGGTTTCGTCTTCATAGCCTTCGGCCTCAAACTGGCCGCGGCGCAGTCCCGCTAA
- the icd gene encoding NADP-dependent isocitrate dehydrogenase — MRKTVYWIEGDGIGPEIWQAARPVIEGAIRAAGADLTLDWVELLAGDKAVKETGHPLPDATLEALRHAELAMKGPLGTPVGTGMRSLNVALRQTLDLYACIRPVRHFEGLETPVKHPERVNMVIFRENTEDVYAGVEFAANTPEARKLVAFLRDELGVTKVNDNAAVGIKPMTEAGSKRLVRRALRFALDQKQESLTLVHKGNIMKFTEGAFRQWGYDVAAQEFGDLTCTGKEPVPGRLVVKDRIADAMFQEALLRPEQYQVLATPNLNGDYISDALAAQVGGLGLAPGVNMSDTLAFYEATHGTAPTIAGKDKANPGSVILCGALMLEHLGQHDAANRIREAVGRAITGKSVTEDLAAQVTGSRVVGCKEFGDIIGAYL; from the coding sequence ATGCGCAAGACAGTGTACTGGATTGAAGGCGACGGCATCGGCCCGGAAATCTGGCAGGCCGCCCGCCCGGTTATCGAAGGGGCCATCCGCGCCGCCGGGGCCGACCTTACCCTTGACTGGGTGGAACTCTTGGCCGGCGACAAGGCCGTGAAAGAAACGGGCCACCCCCTGCCCGACGCTACCCTTGAAGCCCTGCGCCATGCCGAACTCGCCATGAAGGGCCCTCTGGGCACCCCCGTGGGCACGGGCATGCGCAGCCTTAACGTGGCCCTGCGCCAGACCCTTGACCTCTATGCCTGCATCCGCCCGGTGCGGCACTTCGAGGGCCTGGAAACCCCGGTCAAGCACCCCGAGCGCGTCAACATGGTCATCTTTCGCGAAAATACCGAAGACGTGTACGCGGGAGTGGAATTTGCCGCCAATACCCCCGAAGCCCGCAAGCTTGTCGCCTTTTTGCGTGACGAACTCGGCGTGACCAAGGTGAACGACAATGCCGCCGTGGGCATCAAGCCCATGACCGAGGCCGGTTCAAAACGTCTTGTGCGCCGTGCCCTGCGTTTCGCCCTGGACCAGAAACAGGAAAGCCTCACCCTTGTGCACAAGGGCAATATCATGAAGTTCACCGAAGGCGCTTTTCGCCAGTGGGGCTACGATGTGGCCGCTCAGGAGTTCGGCGACCTCACCTGCACCGGAAAAGAGCCCGTGCCCGGACGTCTGGTGGTCAAGGACCGCATAGCCGACGCCATGTTCCAGGAGGCCCTGCTGCGTCCTGAACAGTATCAGGTGCTGGCCACCCCCAACCTCAACGGCGACTATATCTCCGACGCGCTGGCGGCGCAGGTGGGCGGCCTTGGGCTGGCCCCCGGCGTGAACATGTCCGACACCCTCGCCTTTTACGAAGCCACCCACGGCACAGCCCCCACCATCGCAGGCAAGGACAAGGCCAATCCCGGCAGCGTCATTCTGTGCGGGGCGCTCATGCTGGAACATCTGGGCCAGCACGACGCGGCAAACCGCATCCGCGAAGCCGTGGGCAGGGCCATCACGGGCAAGTCCGTCACCGAAGACCTGGCCGCGCAGGTCACCGGATCCCGTGTGGTGGGCTGCAAGGAATTCGGCGACATCATCGGAGCATATCTGTAG
- a CDS encoding cache domain-containing protein, producing the protein MSNIIHQSGGSRTLVMQEPEKPQLYRELFPYTSICRTSFDEVLLAPRPAEQMRITDTTFRDGQQARPPYTVKQVAKMFDFLHRLGGKTGLITASEFFLYSAKDRKCIDVCRARGYRFPRVTAWIRAIKDDLKLARDMEFDETGMLTSVSDYHIFLKLGKTRQQAMDMYVGMAEQALEWGIIPRCHFEDITRADMYGFCLPLAQRLMELSRQSGMPVKIRLCDTMGYGVPYPGAALPRSVQRIVRTFTDEAGVPGQWLEWHGHNDFHKVLVNGVTAWLHGCGAVNSTLFGFGERTGNTPLEALLVEYISLTGDDAAADTTILDEVAQFFEKELHYRIPHNYPFVGRDFNATSAGVHADGLAKNEEIYNIFDTNHLLGRPVPIIITDKTGRAGVAYWINTNLHLEKDRQVSKKHPAVGSIYDAIMAVYEETGRTTHFSHEEMEALVQKFMPELFASEFDHMKQLAGELAANIIVRLGRNKDLLDFGKKACGRLDDFVREYPFIQYCYLTDAQGRLKCSAITDPVYKETYEALPIGYDFSDRQWFKVPMQSGDLHIMDVYQSHFTGKLIITVSCAVTDEKDNIVGVIGVDIQLEELLKRARSLQHEVEEHEEGD; encoded by the coding sequence ATGAGCAATATCATTCATCAAAGCGGAGGCAGCCGGACCCTGGTCATGCAGGAGCCTGAAAAACCCCAGCTCTACCGCGAACTTTTTCCCTATACCAGCATTTGCCGCACGTCCTTTGATGAAGTGCTGCTCGCTCCGCGCCCTGCGGAACAGATGCGCATCACCGACACCACCTTTCGTGACGGCCAGCAGGCCCGCCCGCCCTACACGGTCAAGCAGGTGGCCAAGATGTTTGACTTTCTGCATCGTCTTGGCGGCAAAACCGGCCTCATCACCGCCTCGGAATTTTTTCTTTATTCCGCCAAGGACCGCAAGTGCATCGACGTGTGCCGCGCCAGGGGCTACCGCTTTCCCCGGGTGACGGCCTGGATACGCGCCATCAAGGATGACCTCAAGCTGGCCCGCGATATGGAATTTGACGAAACCGGCATGCTCACCAGCGTGTCGGACTACCATATTTTTCTCAAGCTGGGCAAAACCCGCCAGCAGGCCATGGACATGTATGTGGGCATGGCCGAACAGGCGCTGGAGTGGGGCATCATACCCCGCTGCCACTTTGAGGACATCACCAGGGCCGACATGTACGGCTTCTGCCTGCCCCTCGCCCAGCGGCTTATGGAACTTTCACGTCAGAGCGGCATGCCGGTCAAAATCCGCCTGTGCGACACCATGGGCTATGGCGTGCCCTACCCCGGCGCGGCGCTGCCCCGCTCGGTGCAGCGCATCGTGCGTACCTTTACCGATGAGGCCGGAGTGCCCGGCCAGTGGCTTGAGTGGCACGGCCACAACGACTTTCACAAGGTGCTGGTCAACGGCGTCACCGCGTGGCTGCACGGTTGCGGCGCGGTCAACAGCACGCTTTTCGGCTTTGGCGAACGCACCGGCAACACCCCGCTGGAAGCCCTGCTGGTCGAATACATCTCCCTCACGGGCGACGACGCCGCCGCAGACACCACCATTCTGGACGAAGTAGCCCAGTTTTTTGAAAAAGAGCTGCACTACCGCATCCCCCACAACTACCCCTTTGTGGGGCGCGACTTCAACGCCACCAGCGCGGGCGTGCACGCCGACGGCCTGGCCAAGAACGAAGAAATCTACAATATCTTCGACACCAACCATTTGCTCGGCCGTCCCGTGCCCATCATCATCACCGACAAGACGGGCCGTGCGGGCGTGGCGTACTGGATCAACACCAACCTCCATCTTGAAAAAGACCGGCAGGTCTCCAAAAAGCACCCCGCCGTGGGCAGCATCTACGACGCCATCATGGCCGTCTACGAAGAGACCGGCCGCACCACCCACTTCTCGCACGAAGAAATGGAAGCGCTTGTGCAAAAGTTCATGCCCGAACTCTTTGCCTCGGAATTCGACCACATGAAGCAGCTGGCGGGCGAACTGGCCGCCAACATCATTGTCCGCCTCGGGCGCAACAAGGACCTGCTGGACTTCGGCAAAAAGGCCTGCGGAAGGCTGGACGATTTCGTACGCGAATATCCCTTTATCCAGTACTGCTACCTCACGGACGCCCAGGGTCGCCTCAAGTGTTCGGCCATCACCGATCCCGTATACAAGGAAACCTACGAAGCCCTGCCCATCGGCTATGACTTCTCCGACCGCCAGTGGTTCAAGGTGCCCATGCAGAGCGGCGACCTGCACATTATGGACGTGTACCAGTCGCACTTCACGGGCAAGCTCATCATCACCGTGTCCTGCGCCGTCACTGACGAAAAGGACAATATCGTGGGCGTCATCGGCGTGGACATCCAGCTTGAGGAACTGCTCAAGCGTGCGCGCTCGCTCCAGCACGAAGTGGAAGAGCACGAAGAAGGCGACTAG